GATTCATCACCATGAAATTGGGCTGTAGCGCCCGGTACATAAGCGCAAGCAGCTATCACATTGATAGCATTTTCGTTCACGAACAGCAGTACGGGCGTGACGAAGGGCGGCAGGCGCTGCGCCAGCGCGGCGGCGCGCTCTGGGGTGATGGCGCGCGGGCTCTTGGCGTAGAGCACAAAGCCCACGGCATCGGCCCCAGCGGCCACGGCGCAGTCCACGTCCTGCTCACGCGTGAGGCCGCAGATCTTGATGCGGGTGCGGGAGGCGGGCAGGGGGGTGGGGGGACTGGTGGGGCTGGGGGCGGGGCTGCTCATGGCAGCCAATCATACGCAGCCGTGCGCGTGGGCAGGTTCCACTCCGGGCCGTACACCGGGCCGAGGAAGTACAGGCCATCAGGGGCAAAGGTGGGCGCAGCCGCGTCGCGCGAGCGCGCGGCGAGCACCTGCGCCATCCAGTCGGCGGGCCGTGCGCCCTGGCCGATGGCGATCAGGCAGCCCATGATGTTGCGCACCATGTGGTGCAGGAAGGCATTGCCCTCGAATTCAAAGCGCCAGTAGCAGCTCTCGCTGCCCTCGCCCCCGCTGCGGCGCTGGCTGATGGCGATGCGGTGCAGGGTCTTGATGGGCGTCTTGGCCTGGCAGGCGCTGGCGCGAAACGAGGTGAAGTCGTGCTCGCCCAGCAGGTGGGCAGCACCGGCGCGCATGGCGTCGCCGTCGAGCGGGTGGAACACCCAGCCCACGCGCCCGGCCTCCACGCTCGGGCGCACGGGCGACTGCAGCAGCACGTAGGCGTAGCGCCGCGCTGTGGCGCAAGCGCGGGCGTGGAAGGCGGCCGGCACGGCCTGCGCCCATTGCACGGCAATGTCGGGCGGCAAAAAGGTGTTGGTGCCGCGCACCCAGGAAAACGGCGTGCGCTCGACCGGTGCATCAAAGTGCACCACCTGCATCAGGCCGTGCACGCCGGCGTCGGTGCGCCCGGCGCACAGGGTGGGCAGGGGCGCGCCCAAAGCCACGAAGCGGCCCAGGGCCGCTTCGAGGTGGTCTTGTACGGTGTTGCCACCGGGCTGGCTTTGCCAGCCCCGGTAGCGTTGCCCGTTGTAGCTCACGCCCAGGGCAACGCGGGTACTTGCTGCGGGCATCAGCCTATCTTGGTCAGGAGTTTTTGTGCCCGCTCTTTGACGGCGCCGCTGGCTTCCGCAATGACTTCTTCGATCAGGCTGCGGGCGCCGTCGCTGTCGCCAATGGCGTGAAATTCTTCGGCCAGCGCGAGCTTGGTGGCGAGTGGGTCGCTGTCGTCGGCTCCGGTGGCCATCGGCAGGTGCTCCTCCAGGGGCAGGGCGTGGGTGTCGGAATCGAGGTCGAGCGAGAGATCGCCGAGGTCGAATTCGAGCGAATCCGAGGCTGGGGCTGGGGCTGCTGTAGGCGCCAGCGATGCGGCGGCAGAATCGAGCAGGCCCAGGTCCGAGGTTGGGAAGTCGAGCGCGGCACCCAGGTCGGCCACGGGGGCTTCGGGGGCGGCTTCGGGAAGGTGGAAGTCGGGCATGTCCAGCGTCGGCATGTCGGCCATGGGTTCTATGGCCTGCGCAGCGGTGGCAGCCGCAGCCGCAAAGTTGCCGGGAGCGGCGTCACCGACGGGGGCTGGCAGGCTGTTGCCCAGGTCGAGATCCAAGTCCAGGCTCGGCGGCGTCGCCACCGGTTCGGCCTTGGGCTGGGGCGTGACAGGGGTCGTCTGCAGGAAGTCCGGCGCAGGTGTGGGCGCAGTCTCAGCCGTCATCCTGGGGTGGCCGCCGGGTTGGTACATCGGGTTTTCGGGGTCGAGGCCGCGACCGAGGTCGGTGACGCGGTTCCAGTCCTGGCCCTGGCCTTGGGTTTGACGGAAGATTTCTGCCGCCACGACTTCGAGTGCCTTGCGATCCTGGCGCTTGGCGTAAATCTCAGCGAGCTTGACCTGGATAGAGGAGCGATCGGGGTTGTGGCGCGCAGCTTCCTTGAGGATTTCTTCGGCCTGCAGGTCGCGGCCATAGGCCAGGTAAACATCGGCCTCGGCCACGGGATCGACGTCGCCGCCGGCATCGAGCTGGCTCGGCGAGTACGCCAGGGACGAGCCACCGGTGGTCATTTCGCTGTTGGCGGTGTCCACGCGCTGGCCGCCGCTTTGGCCAAAGAAGGAGTCGGGCTGCAGCTTGCTTTCCATGAAGCTGCTGTCCACGCCAGTGCCAGCGGCCTGGCGGCGGCGCTGCCAGACACGGTAGCCACCAAAGCCCAGCAGCAGGGCCAGCAGGCCGCCACCGGCCATGGGCACCATTGGGTCTTCGAGCAGGCTGTCGATGAAGCTGGGCTCAGGCTGCGGTTCGGGGGCGGGCGGCGGCGGGGCCTTGGGCGTTGGTGCGGGTGCCGGGGTAGGTTCGACCGGGGCTGCTTCAGCTGCAGGGGGTTCGGCGGCTGCGGGCTCTGTCGGCGCTGCGGGTGTTTCGGCGGGCGCAGCTGCGGCGGCAGGCTCAGGTGCGGCGGCTGGGGCCGGGGTGGGAGCTGGCGCCGGTGCGGCGGCAGGGGCCGGGGTCGGTGCTGGGGTGGGGGCGGCGGCAGGAGTGGGCGCCGGAGTGGGTGCAGGTGCAGCTGGCGGGGTGGCTACGGGGGCAGCCACGGGTACGTTCACGCCGGCGGCGGGTTTGGCGGCTGCGGCTGCGGCTGCAGCGGGGGCTGGTGCGCCGGCTGCACCGATCTGGTTCAGCTCGGAGAGGTTGCGCGAGAGCTCGGCCTTGCGGGTGGCGGTTTCTTCGGCCTGCTTGGCTTTGGCAAGTTTGTCGTCGGCCGATTTTTGGCCTTTCATGGCGCCCTTGGAGAGCGTGAGCTTGTCGGGAGCGGCTTGGCTTGGGCGCTTGTCTTGCACCTCGGTTTGCACTTTGCCGCTGGCGCTGCGGCTGGCGCTGCCAACGTCGGCGCTGGGGGCCGAGGTGGCAAGCTTGCGGCGGAACTCGCCAAAGTCGCGGCTTTGCGTGGCCACGATCTGGCGTGCTTCGCTTTGGGAGACGGACTGCGCATTGGCGGCGTCGGGCATGTGCAGCACGGCGCCGGATTTGAGGCGGTTGACGTTGCCGCCGACGAAGGCGTCGGGGTTGCTGCGCACCATGGCGACGAGCATCTGGTCGAGCGAGACGCCCGAGGGACGGTGGGCTTCAGCCAGGCGACCAGCGGTGTCGCCAGGGCGCGAGGTCACGGTTTCGCCGTCGGCGTGGGAGCTGGTGGCAACGGGTGCGGCAACGGGTGCTGGGGCCGGGCTGGCTTTGGCCTTGGTGCTGGCCTTGCTCTTGGTGGCAGCGCCGGGGGTGGCGCTGCTTGCCTGGGCCGGGGTGCTGACGGCGGCGGGGGCCTTGCGCAGCGTTGGCGGGTCAAACAGCATGGTGTAGCTGCGCACGATCTGGCCGGAGCTCCAGGTGGCGTTGAGCACCAGATCGACGAAGGGCTCGTTCATGGGGCGGCTGCTGGTCAGGTGCAGCACCATGGTGCCGTCGGTGCGCCGCTGCAGCTGGGCCTGGACGCCGTTGATGGCGGTGGAGTATTCCATGCCCTGGGCACGGAACACCTCGGGCGATGCGATTTGCGTGCGCAGGGATTCGGCTTCGGCCGGGGTGATTTGGGGCAGTTCGATTTCAGCGCGCAGGGGCTCGCCCAGGGCCGATTGCACGGTGATGCGGCCCAGGGCCAGGGCAGCGGCGTCGCCCGCGTACAGACCGCCAAGGGCGAGGGCAGCGGCGAGGGCAGAGAATTTCCAGCGGTGCATTTTTGCCATTTGTTGCAGGGGTTGGGTGGCGCGATTGGCCGGCGTTGTTGTCATGGTCGGGTGCCTCTACCGCAGCGCAGAAATAAAAAATGACTTACGAAAATCGGACGGGCGCGACGACGTGGAACCTGTGGCTCTATCTTCGCAGCCCCCCTTTTTGCATAAGTCCTACAAATGTAAAAAAGCACCTTAGCAGCAATGTTTTGCACTGACAAGCGCAAGGCCGGCCCAGGCTTTCCCGGGGGCGGCACGGTGGATTTTTACGTTGGCTGGGGACAACGTACGGTAACTAGCCGTATCCACTACGCAAATTTGTAGCGACAAAAAAGCACTGCAGCGGAGCATTTCTACTGCTTGCATTCACCTTAGCAGCGGCCAGGTGCAACGCAAGGGTGGAAAAATGCGGCGGCTGCAGTGCTTTTTGGCGTTTGACCGTGGCGTTTATGCTGCCAGCAGGATGCGCAACATGCGGCGCAGCGGCTCGGCCGCGCCCCACAGCAACTGGTCGCCAATGACGAAGGCCGACACGTACTCAGGGCCCATATTGAGCTTGCGCACGCGGCCCACGCCCACTTCCAGGCCGCCGGTGATGGCGGCGGGGGTGAGTTCCTTGACCGTGACGGCCTTGTCGTTGGCAACGAACTTGACCCAGGGGTTGCCGCCCTGGATGAGGGCCTCGATCTCGGCCAGCGGCAGATCCTTCTTGAGCTTGAGCGTCAGCGCCAGCGAGTGGCAGCGCATGGCGCCGATGCGTACGCACAGACCGTCCACGGGGATGGTGGCCGCAGTGCCGAGGATTTTGTTGACCTCGGCCTGGCCCTTCCATTCTTCCTTGGACTGGCCGTTATCGAGCTGCGAATCGATCCATGGAATCAGGCCGCCGGCCAGGGGCGCGCCGAAGAATTCGGTGGGCACGTCCTGGCGGATGGTGGCTGCCACCTTGCGGTCGATCTCCAGGATGGCCGAGGCCGGGGTGGCCAGCTCGTCGGCCACGCTGGCGTAGACCACGCCCATGCCCTTCAAGAGCTCGCGCATGTGGTTGGCGCCGCCGCCCGAGGCTGCCTGGTAGGTCATGGAGCTGACCCACTCCACCAGGTCGGCCTTGAACAGACCGGCCAGGCCCATGAGCAAGATGGAGTTGGTGCAGTTGCCGCCGATCCAGTTCTTGCCGCCGGCGGCGAGTTTGTTCTTGATGAGGCCGTCGTTCACCGGGTCGAGCACGATGACGGCGTCATCTTCCATGCGCAGCGCGCTGGCGGCGTCGATCCAGTGGCCCTGCCAGCCG
This DNA window, taken from Acidovorax sp. HDW3, encodes the following:
- the truA gene encoding tRNA pseudouridine(38-40) synthase TruA, which gives rise to MPAASTRVALGVSYNGQRYRGWQSQPGGNTVQDHLEAALGRFVALGAPLPTLCAGRTDAGVHGLMQVVHFDAPVERTPFSWVRGTNTFLPPDIAVQWAQAVPAAFHARACATARRYAYVLLQSPVRPSVEAGRVGWVFHPLDGDAMRAGAAHLLGEHDFTSFRASACQAKTPIKTLHRIAISQRRSGGEGSESCYWRFEFEGNAFLHHMVRNIMGCLIAIGQGARPADWMAQVLAARSRDAAAPTFAPDGLYFLGPVYGPEWNLPTRTAAYDWLP
- a CDS encoding FimV/HubP family polar landmark protein, whose protein sequence is MHRWKFSALAAALALGGLYAGDAAALALGRITVQSALGEPLRAEIELPQITPAEAESLRTQIASPEVFRAQGMEYSTAINGVQAQLQRRTDGTMVLHLTSSRPMNEPFVDLVLNATWSSGQIVRSYTMLFDPPTLRKAPAAVSTPAQASSATPGAATKSKASTKAKASPAPAPVAAPVATSSHADGETVTSRPGDTAGRLAEAHRPSGVSLDQMLVAMVRSNPDAFVGGNVNRLKSGAVLHMPDAANAQSVSQSEARQIVATQSRDFGEFRRKLATSAPSADVGSASRSASGKVQTEVQDKRPSQAAPDKLTLSKGAMKGQKSADDKLAKAKQAEETATRKAELSRNLSELNQIGAAGAPAPAAAAAAAAKPAAGVNVPVAAPVATPPAAPAPTPAPTPAAAPTPAPTPAPAAAPAPAPTPAPAAAPEPAAAAAPAETPAAPTEPAAAEPPAAEAAPVEPTPAPAPTPKAPPPPAPEPQPEPSFIDSLLEDPMVPMAGGGLLALLLGFGGYRVWQRRRQAAGTGVDSSFMESKLQPDSFFGQSGGQRVDTANSEMTTGGSSLAYSPSQLDAGGDVDPVAEADVYLAYGRDLQAEEILKEAARHNPDRSSIQVKLAEIYAKRQDRKALEVVAAEIFRQTQGQGQDWNRVTDLGRGLDPENPMYQPGGHPRMTAETAPTPAPDFLQTTPVTPQPKAEPVATPPSLDLDLDLGNSLPAPVGDAAPGNFAAAAATAAQAIEPMADMPTLDMPDFHLPEAAPEAPVADLGAALDFPTSDLGLLDSAAASLAPTAAPAPASDSLEFDLGDLSLDLDSDTHALPLEEHLPMATGADDSDPLATKLALAEEFHAIGDSDGARSLIEEVIAEASGAVKERAQKLLTKIG
- the asd gene encoding aspartate-semialdehyde dehydrogenase, with the translated sequence MSKQLVGLVGWRGMVGSVLMDRMQAEGDFDLIEPVFFSTSNAGGKAPAMAKTHTQLKDANDVAALAQCDIIITCQGGDYTKEVFPQIRAAGWQGHWIDAASALRMEDDAVIVLDPVNDGLIKNKLAAGGKNWIGGNCTNSILLMGLAGLFKADLVEWVSSMTYQAASGGGANHMRELLKGMGVVYASVADELATPASAILEIDRKVAATIRQDVPTEFFGAPLAGGLIPWIDSQLDNGQSKEEWKGQAEVNKILGTAATIPVDGLCVRIGAMRCHSLALTLKLKKDLPLAEIEALIQGGNPWVKFVANDKAVTVKELTPAAITGGLEVGVGRVRKLNMGPEYVSAFVIGDQLLWGAAEPLRRMLRILLAA